From a single Aggregatilinea lenta genomic region:
- a CDS encoding sensor histidine kinase: MSSLRIKITLALVVVGLSGVLIVALMTRAFTASEFDNFVVEQERTNFINDVTAYYEVYGAWDNIQMVHGRLPVSQPPSEASSDVAASSDPLDGSAPPIRFMLIDVNGQVILPRQDSPRIVAASDLEAADPVMVDGEVVGYAMQDEPWSSRDPREEAYLDRINQMLLVATGGAVVLALVLSVVFARSLTRPLREITAAIRSVARGNLETQVPVRSHDEVGQVAEAFNQMSADLARANYLRRQMTADIAHELRTPLSVVVGYLTSLYEGLLTPTPERFKVMHDEALHLQRLVEDLRTLSLADAGELRLVTRQMPPTELLDLTAAAFGNQAAQRHVTLAVQAGPDLPPFQADPDRILQVLSNLVSNALRHTPEGGQITLAARAADRRLVFSVQDTGSGIAPEHLPHVFERFYRADASRYQEHGESGLGMAIAKSIVEAHGGQIVAASDGKTGTTITLTFPLAPDVS, from the coding sequence ATGTCGTCCCTGCGGATAAAAATCACCCTGGCGCTGGTCGTCGTCGGCCTATCGGGCGTGCTGATCGTGGCGCTGATGACGCGCGCGTTCACCGCGTCCGAGTTCGATAACTTCGTGGTGGAGCAGGAGCGCACCAACTTCATCAACGACGTCACCGCCTACTATGAAGTGTACGGCGCCTGGGACAACATCCAGATGGTGCATGGCCGACTGCCTGTGTCGCAGCCGCCATCCGAGGCGTCGAGTGATGTCGCTGCATCAAGCGATCCCCTGGACGGATCCGCACCGCCAATCCGCTTTATGCTAATCGACGTCAACGGACAGGTGATCCTGCCCAGGCAGGATTCGCCGCGTATAGTCGCGGCCTCAGACCTGGAGGCCGCCGATCCGGTGATGGTGGACGGCGAGGTTGTGGGCTACGCCATGCAGGACGAGCCGTGGTCGAGCCGCGATCCGCGCGAAGAAGCCTATCTTGACCGGATCAACCAGATGCTGCTGGTGGCGACGGGCGGCGCGGTCGTGCTGGCGCTGGTCCTCAGCGTCGTGTTTGCGCGTTCGCTGACGCGCCCGCTGCGCGAGATCACGGCGGCGATCCGGTCCGTGGCGCGTGGGAATCTGGAAACGCAGGTGCCGGTGCGCAGCCACGACGAGGTGGGGCAGGTCGCGGAGGCGTTCAACCAGATGAGCGCCGATCTGGCGCGGGCGAACTATCTGCGCCGCCAGATGACCGCCGACATCGCGCACGAGCTGCGCACGCCGCTGTCGGTGGTCGTCGGCTATCTCACCTCGCTCTACGAAGGGCTGCTGACCCCCACACCGGAGCGATTCAAGGTCATGCATGATGAAGCGCTGCACCTGCAGCGGCTCGTCGAGGACCTGCGCACCCTATCACTGGCGGATGCGGGCGAGCTGCGCCTGGTCACGCGTCAGATGCCCCCGACTGAACTGCTCGACTTGACGGCGGCGGCATTCGGTAATCAGGCGGCGCAGCGGCATGTTACCCTGGCCGTCCAGGCTGGCCCCGATCTCCCGCCGTTTCAGGCCGATCCGGACCGCATCCTACAGGTGCTGAGCAATCTGGTGAGCAACGCGCTGCGGCATACGCCCGAAGGTGGTCAGATCACGCTTGCTGCGCGTGCAGCGGATCGCCGGCTGGTGTTCAGTGTGCAGGACACCGGATCGGGCATCGCGCCGGAGCACCTGCCGCATGTTTTCGAGCGCTTCTACCGGGCCGACGCATCGCGCTACCAGGAGCATGGCGAATCGGGCCTGGGCATGGCGATTGCCAAGTCAATCGTCGAGGCGCACGGCGGGCAGATCGTGGCGGCCAGCGATGGCAAGACGGGCACGACGATCACGCTGACGTTCCCTCTCGCGCCGGATGTGTCCTGA